TTTTTATTTTATTATTAGTTTCATTAAAAAAACTCTTAGTTTTATTTGAAGACTTATTATTTCCTTCTAAATTATCTAAATAATCATCATCATTGAAAAACTTCAATAATTTAATATTATCTTTATCTTCATCAATATTAATATAAAATGATTTTAAATCTAAGCTAAGCCCTATTCCTTTCATCTTAAGATAACTTTCTTTTAAAACCCATATCTCAAAAAAAGATTCAATTTTATCATTACTATTATTTACATATTCATATTCTTTTGGATGAAATTGGGTTTTAGCGATGTTTAAATCTATTTCATGAATATATTCAATATCAACACCTATAGGATAATTTGATACTCCACAAAAGACATAATCTCCACAATGAGAAATATTAAAATAAATATTAGGAAAATTTTTTAAAAAAGGTTTACCATAATCATCATTAACAATAATAGGATTATAAATTTTTATCTTTTTTAAAATATACCTTAATAACACTTCTCCACTAATAGATAAAATCCTGTCTTTTTGATTAAAATATTTTTTTGAATACTCCAACCTATCCTCAGATACAAAATTCTTTAAATCTTCAAAATTTAGATCTGAAACATTCATATAATATAAAAACATCATCTTATCCTTTTAAATTTAATATATTAAATTTAATAATTAAAA
The Methanobrevibacter arboriphilus JCM 13429 = DSM 1125 DNA segment above includes these coding regions:
- a CDS encoding 4'-phosphopantetheinyl transferase family protein, whose product is MMFLYYMNVSDLNFEDLKNFVSEDRLEYSKKYFNQKDRILSISGEVLLRYILKKIKIYNPIIVNDDYGKPFLKNFPNIYFNISHCGDYVFCGVSNYPIGVDIEYIHEIDLNIAKTQFHPKEYEYVNNSNDKIESFFEIWVLKESYLKMKGIGLSLDLKSFYINIDEDKDNIKLLKFFNDDDYLDNLEGNNKSSNKTKSFFNETNNKIKIFNELQNIDKIESIDEIIFKSWNLLDSKKNVYKLGVCSLEKIDELNLIDFKEIYKYLE